From the Cryptomeria japonica chromosome 2, Sugi_1.0, whole genome shotgun sequence genome, one window contains:
- the LOC131866007 gene encoding uncharacterized protein LOC131866007, with product MFTEDSLLAEADENRVLACIPSLISNELNASLIHPVTLSEVEEVVFGMNKGKAPGPNGFPVEFFQEFWDTMKLDLLEVVQDSLHCHQILDGVVVASEVIHSMTTSQDRSMFIKLDMTKAYDRVKWSFLQKILLAFGFSSDWVSWILSCVTSSSFSVIVNGEPSDLFGATRGLCQGDPLSPYLFIILAEGLGRLLNSRVSQAIQRRIAAILRFQIESLPFVYLGIPLVVGHQPRFSWKQLLDKLKRKVTYWIHHWLSTAARVTLLKSVIQALPIYRCFVQAAPMYFLKEFDSLSRQFLWSGNVLSSKWSLVKWDSVCRPKQEGGLGLRSSILNGKALAAKLYWRWCTSQHQLWARILNHKYLQGVASFEVPRYPLEGSGSMIWHTLKVGAQLIKCALFWICHSWS from the exons ATGTTCACTGAGGATTCACTGCTTGCTGAGGCCGATGAGAATAGGGTCCTTGCTTGCATCCCCTCTTTAATTTCCAATGAGTTGAATGCTTCTCTGATTCACCCAGTGACTTTGtcagaggtggaggaggtggtgtttgggatgaacaaggggaaagcTCCTGGCCCTAATGGTTTCCCAGTTGAGTTTTTCCAGGAGTTTTGGGATACCATGAAGTTGGATTTGTTGGAGGTGGTTCAAGACTCTCTTCATT GTCACCAAATTCTGGATGGGGTGGTAGTTGCGTCTGAAGTCATTCATTCCATGACAACCTCTCAGGACAggtctatgtttatcaagttggacatgaCAAAAGCTTATGACAGAGTTAAATGGAGTTTTCTTCAGAAGATTCTGTTGGCCTTTGGTTTTTCCTCTGACTGGGTGAGTTGGATATTGAGCTGCGTGACCTCTTCCTCCTTTTCGGTTATTGTGAATGGGGAACCTTCAGATCTTTTTGGGGCTACTAGGGGCCTTTGTCAGGGGGACCCGCTCTctccttatttgtttattattctggCGGAGGGGTTGGGTCGACTTCTTAATTCTCGAGTTTCACAAG CTATCCAGCGGCGGATTGCAGCTATTCTGCGGTTTCAAATTGAGTCTCTTCCCTTTGTCTACTTgggtattcctcttgttgttggtcaTCAGCCCAGGTTCTCCTGGAAGCAACTGCTTGATAAGCTTAAGCGGAAGGTTACTTATTGGATTCATCATTGGTTGTCTACTGCTGCTAGAGTGACTCTTCTCAAATCTGTTATCCAGGCCCTTCCCATCTACAGGTGCTTTGTTCAAGCAGCTCCTATGTATTTCCTTAAGGAATTTGATTCTCTTTCACGTCAATTTCTTTGGAGCGGTAATGTGTTGTCTTCAAAATGGAGTCTTGTTAAGTGGGATTCTGTGTGTAGACCAAAGCAGGAGGGTGGTCTTGGTTTACGCTCTTCTATTTTGAATGGGAAAGCTCTTGCTGCCAAGCTTTACTGGCGATGGTGTACCAGTCAACATCAGTTATGGGCTCGTATTCTTAACCATAAATATCTTCAGGGTGTTGCCTCTTTTGAGGTTCCTCGTTATCCTCTGGAAGGGAGTGGTTCTATGATTTGGCATACTTTGAAAGTGGGAGCACAGTTGATTAAGTGTGCGCTTTTTTGGATCTGTCATTCGTGGTCATAG